CTCGGCCGCTGGCGGGGCAGGGCCATCGGCCTGAGTTTGCTTACCTGAAGGATTGACGTCGCTGGCTCGCTGTTCGTTATTTTCAGCGGAACGTTCCCCGTGTTGTTCACGTTGCTCGATTGCAAAATGCGGCTTCGGCATCGCGGGGATATCAGGAAGCGACGTAATGCGATCCAGCAGATCATCGGACGACCAACGAGCGATAATATCCCGCGCCTGGCGGATACTCGAATCTGACGGCTTGCTGGAAATGAAGGCTTTACCGCACGATTCGCAGCGCAACTTCTCCGATAAGCCGGAGCCGACAGCGTTGGTTTCTGATTGACAGTGGGGGCACCACATCCTGCGGATCTACCACGAACGAACGGACGAAGAACGTACCAAGCTCGATTTTTATCGCTGATCGCGTTTCCGTCGCAAGATCAGAAGACAGGCAATGCCGTCGCCGTGCAGCCGGTTCTCATTCGGTTTTTACCAAATCGGCAGGTTCTGCGTGTTCGCGGCCAAGCATCGACATCTACGAGTGCATAACGTAGCCACCGTCGACGTTGATCGTCTGCCCTGTCACCTGGGCAGCCAGATTCGACGACAGGAACACGACCATGTTGGCCACGTCTTCCGGCTGTTGCCAGCGGCCCAGCGGAACCAGTTGAGCGATCTTCTCGGCCGCCCATTCGTCGTAAGTCCGCTTGTCGGCTTCACTTTGCCGGTCGTTCCATGACTGCCACACGTTTCTATTAAGAGGTGTCTTGACCATTCCGGGACACACCGTGTTAACTCGCACACCGTCGCCCGCGAGGTCTTTCGCCATCACCTGAGCAAAATTAATGTTCGCCGCCTTCGACGCGCTGTACGGCGGATCGGTGGGAGAACCAATTTGCCCGGCAACTGACGCCACAAACACCATTGTCCCCTGACGCCGGTCGACCATTCCGGGAGCGATCGCGTGAGCCACATTCACCATGCCATTGATATTGACGTCCAGCACATTGGCCCAGTCTGAAGGCTGCAGCCTGGTAAACGGGGCGCCAAACTGCCCGGACCCGATAGCAGCTGCGTGAACCAGATGCTGAATCGGTCCGAATGCGGATTCCGATTCTGCCGCCGCAGCGGCCACGGCGTCAAAGTTTCGCACGTCAACTGTCAGGCCGAGGCAACGTTCGGCGTGCAGGTCCGCCGCCGTTTCTGCGACATTCGGGGCGACATCCCACACGACGACATTCGCGCCTTCGTTCAGGAAACCTTCAACGCACGCCCGTCCAATACCGCTGGCGCCGCCGACGACAATGACGCCGGAATCTTTCAGTTCGGTCTCCAAGCTACCTCGTCCCTTTTTCAGTGCGTGAACTTTGTC
This DNA window, taken from Fuerstiella marisgermanici, encodes the following:
- a CDS encoding SDR family NAD(P)-dependent oxidoreductase; this translates as METELKDSGVIVVGGASGIGRACVEGFLNEGANVVVWDVAPNVAETAADLHAERCLGLTVDVRNFDAVAAAAAESESAFGPIQHLVHAAAIGSGQFGAPFTRLQPSDWANVLDVNINGMVNVAHAIAPGMVDRRQGTMVFVASVAGQIGSPTDPPYSASKAANINFAQVMAKDLAGDGVRVNTVCPGMVKTPLNRNVWQSWNDRQSEADKRTYDEWAAEKIAQLVPLGRWQQPEDVANMVVFLSSNLAAQVTGQTINVDGGYVMHS